In Candidatus Contubernalis alkalaceticus, the following proteins share a genomic window:
- a CDS encoding DUF6609 family protein translates to MEYAAKSKAVKYPLVRVIGVWLMLIGSVLVLATLVGGSFELNPFVFMIGYGLSLYVTELNPYVKRKYSLKGEMNSLQKKMAKYGDISLFPLVFIMGGSFISSGDWRMVWLGTLLATGIHFLLFIPVHGRVMLYLSILCSIIPIAGIFFANTPFLVFGLLDGVVKISFGLYMFYRWEAYLAGNTSFAEQS, encoded by the coding sequence ATGGAGTACGCAGCAAAAAGTAAAGCAGTAAAATACCCACTCGTCCGGGTTATTGGAGTCTGGCTGATGTTAATTGGATCTGTTCTTGTTTTAGCAACTCTGGTTGGGGGCAGTTTTGAATTAAATCCGTTTGTCTTTATGATTGGTTATGGCCTTAGCCTTTATGTTACTGAGCTTAATCCTTATGTGAAGAGAAAATATAGTCTTAAGGGCGAAATGAACTCCCTGCAGAAAAAAATGGCTAAGTATGGTGATATCTCACTGTTTCCGTTGGTGTTTATTATGGGTGGATCGTTTATATCCAGCGGTGATTGGCGTATGGTATGGCTGGGTACTTTACTGGCCACAGGGATTCATTTTCTCTTGTTCATTCCTGTCCATGGCCGGGTTATGTTATACCTCAGTATATTGTGTTCAATTATACCGATTGCAGGAATATTTTTTGCAAATACACCGTTTTTAGTCTTTGGTCTTCTGGATGGAGTGGTGAAAATTAGCTTTGGATTATACATGTTCTATAGATGGGAGGCCTATCTGGCCGGAAACACCTCATTTGCTGAACAATCATAA